The following proteins are co-located in the Thermus thermophilus HB8 genome:
- a CDS encoding acyl-CoA thioesterase: MESVTRIKVRYAETDQMGVVHHSVYAVYLEAARVDFLERAGLPYHRVEARGVFFPVVELGLTFRAPARFGEVVEVRTRLAELSSRALLFRYRVEREGVLLAEGFTRHLCQVGERAARIPEDIYRALSVLHLK, from the coding sequence GTGGAGAGCGTCACCCGCATAAAGGTTCGCTACGCCGAGACGGACCAGATGGGCGTGGTCCACCACTCGGTCTACGCCGTCTACCTGGAGGCGGCCCGGGTGGACTTCCTGGAAAGGGCCGGCCTTCCCTACCACCGGGTGGAGGCGAGGGGGGTCTTCTTCCCCGTGGTGGAGCTCGGCCTCACCTTCCGCGCCCCCGCCCGCTTCGGGGAGGTGGTGGAGGTCAGGACCCGCCTCGCGGAGCTCTCCTCCCGGGCCCTCCTCTTCCGCTACCGGGTGGAGCGGGAAGGGGTCCTTTTGGCCGAGGGCTTCACCCGCCACCTCTGCCAGGTGGGGGAGAGGGCGGCCCGCATCCCGGAGGACATCTACCGGGCCTTGAGCGTGCTACACTTAAAGTAG